The Suncus etruscus isolate mSunEtr1 chromosome 14, mSunEtr1.pri.cur, whole genome shotgun sequence genome contains a region encoding:
- the HAS1 gene encoding hyaluronan synthase 1, giving the protein MSWAYAAGVPLAQDRYGLLAFGLYGAFLAAHLLAQSTFAYLEHRRVARRAAARGPLDEGSARRVALTISAFQEDPQYLRQCLASARALQYPPARLRVLMVVDGNSADDLYMLDMFREVFADQDPATYVWAGNYHHPWEPAAGAVGAGAYREVEAHDPGRLAVEALVRSHRCVCVAQRWGGKREVMYTAFRALGDSVDYVQVCDSDTRLDPMALLELVRVLDEEPRVGAVGGDVRILNPLDSWVSFLSSLRYWVAFNVERACQSYFHCVSCISGPLGLYRNNLLQQFLEAWYNQKFLGTHCTFGDDRHLTNRMLSMGYATKYTPRSRCYSETPSAFLRWLSQQTRWSKSYFREWLYNALWWHRHHAWMTYEAVVSGLFPFFVAATVLRLFYAGRPWALLWVLLCVQGVALAKATFAAWLRGNAQMVLLSLYAPLYMGGLLPAKFLALATMNQSGWGTSGRRRLAANYVPLLPLVLWALLLLGGLARSVASAAAADWSGAEGTAEAVHLAAGAGAYASYWLLMLGVYWGCVRRLCRRRAGGYRVQV; this is encoded by the exons ATGAGCTGGGCCTACGCCGCGGGTGTGCCCCTGGCCCAGGACCGCTACGGGCTGCTGGCCTTCGGGCTCTACGGCGCCTTCCTGGCCGCGCACCTGCTGGCGCAGAGCACCTTCGCCTACCTGGAGCACCGGCGCGTGgcgcggcgggcggcggcgcGGGGTCCCCTGGACGAAGGGTCGGCCCGGCGCGTGGCGCTGACCATCTCGGCCTTCCAGGAGGACCCGCAGTACCTGCGCCAGTGCCTGGCTTCGGCGCGCGCCCTGCAGTACCCGCCAGCGCGCCTGCGGGTGCTCATGGTGGTGGACGGCAACAGCGCGGACGACCTCTACATGCTGGACATGTTCCGCGAGGTCTTCGCCGACCAGGACCCGGCCACCTACGTGTGGGCCGGCAACTACCACCATCCCTGGGAGCCCGCGGCCGGGGCGGTGGGCGCGGGGGCCTACCGCGAGGTGGAGGCGCACGACCCCGGCCGCCTGGCCGTCGAGGCCCTGGTGCGCTCCCACCGCTGCGTGTGCGTGGCCCAGCGCTGGGGCGGCAAGCGCGAGGTCATGTACACGGCCTTCAGGGCGCTCGGGGACTCCGTGGACTACGTGCAG GTGTGCGACTCTGACACAAGATTGGACCCCATGGCACTGCTGGAGCTTGTGCGGGTGCTGGACGAAGAGCCCCGTGTTGGGGCTGTGGGGGGCGATGTCCGGATCCTGAACCCCCTGGACTCCTGGGTCAGCTTCTTAAGCAGCTTGCGCTACTGGGTGGCCTTCAACGTGGAGCGCGCATGCCAGAGCTATTTCCACTGTGTGTCCTGCATCAGCGGCCCCCTCG GTCTGTACAGAAATAACCTGCTGCAGCAATTCCTGGAGGCCTGGTACAACCAGAAGTTTCTGGGCACCCACTGCACCTTTGGGGACGATCGGCACCTCACGAACCGGATGTTGAGCATGGGCTATGCCACCAA GTACACCCCACGCTCCCGCTGCTACTCGGAGACCCCGTCGGCCTTCCTGCGCTGGCTGAGCCAGCAGACGCGCTGGTCCAAGTCGTACTTCCGAGAGTGGCTGTACAACGCGCTCTGGTGGCACCGGCACCATGCCTGGATGACCTACGAGGCCGTGGTGTCGGGCCTCTTCCCCTTCTTCGTGGCGGCCACGGTGTTGCGCCTCTTCTACGCCGGCCGGCCCTGGGCGCTGCTGTGGGTGCTGCTGTGCGTGCAGGGGGTGGCGCTGGCCAAGGCCACCTTCGCGGCGTGGCTGCGGGGCAACGCGCAAATGGTCCTGCTGTCACTGTACGCGCCGCTCTACATGGGCGGCCTCCTGCCCGCCAAGTTCCTGGCACTGGCCACCATGAACCAGAGTGGCTGGGGGACGTCGGGCCGTCGCCGCCTGGCTGCCAACTACGTGCCGCTGCTGCCCCTGGTGCTTTGGGCGCTGCTGCTCCTCGGGGGCTTGGCGCGCAGCGTGGCCAGCGCGGCCGCAGCCGACTGGAGCGGGGCAGAGGGCACTGCTGAGGCCGTGCACCTGGCAGCCGGGGCGGGGGCCTATGCCAGCTACTGGTTGCTCATGCTCGGGGTCTACTGGGGGTGCGTGCGGAGGCTCTGCCGGAGGCGTGCGGGGGGCTACCGGGTGCAGGTATGA
- the FPR2 gene encoding N-formyl peptide receptor 2, translating to MDPNLSIPLEVSAMMDHEKDDTASFALRIFSMVLMAITFVLGIVGNGLVIWVLGFRMHRTVTTVCYQNLALADFSLSATMPFIIASMATRGKWPCDLYLCKIIYIVIYFNIFSSVFLIMFIALDRYICIVHPVWAQNHRTVKLATKMILGPWILAFILTVPIIISFNTAKKNLNECYKCFLSFALFEAKTHEELKLYFGDLIVRGSIWLILGFILPMFIVPICYCLIAAKISQTNAIRSNRSLWLLTTIVASIFICWFPFQLVELLRMIWITQHLNPRSCETLKLLVLLTSALAFFNSCLNPIIYVFMGRDFRQSLIHSLPASLEKALSEDPGPNPESSTKPDL from the coding sequence ATGGACCCCAATCTCTCCATTCCCCTGGAAGTATCTGCAATGATGGACCATGAGAAAGATGATACTGCCTCATTTGCTCTGCGGATCTTCTCCATGGTGTTGATGGCCATTACCTTTGTCCTCGGCATCGTTGGCAATGGGCTCGTGATCTGGGTGTTGGGGTTCCGGATGCATCGCACTGTTACCACCGTCTGCTATCAGAACCTAGCTTTGGCTGACTTCTCATTATCGGCCACTATGCCATTCATCATCGCCTCAATGGCCACAAGAGGTAAATGGCCTTGCGATTTGTACCTGTGCAAGATCATTTACATCGTGATTTACTTCAACATTTTCAGCAGTGTCTTTCTCATCATGTTCATTGCTCTGGACCGCTACATTTGCATTGTGCATCCCGTGTGGGCCCAGAACCATCGAACGGTCAAGCTGGCTACTAAAATGATTTTGGGGCCCTGGATTCTTGCCTTCATCCTGACTGTGCCCATTATTATTAGCTTCAATACTGCAAAGAAGAATTTAAACGAATGTTATAAATGTTTTCTCAGCTTTGCGCTCTTTGAGGCCAAAACCCATGAGGAGTTGAAGTTATACTTTGGGGATCTAATAGTCAGAGGCAGCATCTGGTTAATCCTTGGCTTCATCTTGCCCATGTTCATAGTCCCCATTTGCTATTGCCTCATTGCAGCCAAGATCTCTCAGACCAACGCAATCCGATCCAACCGGTCCCTATGGCTGCTCACTACTATTGTggcttctatcttcatctgttggTTCCCTTTTCAGCTGGTTGAACTCCTGAGAATGATCTGGATCACGCAGCATTTGAATCCTCGCAGCTGCGAGACACTCAAACTTCTGGTCCTACTCACGAGTGCGTTGGCCTTCTTCAACAGTTGTCTCAACCCCATAATCTATGTGTTCATGGGCCGAGACTTCCGCCAGAGCCTGATTCATTCTCTTCCTGCCAGTCTGGAGAAGGCCCTGAGTGAGGACCCAGGACCAAACCCAGAATCCTCGACCAAGCCTGATTTATAG